From the Salvelinus fontinalis isolate EN_2023a chromosome 35, ASM2944872v1, whole genome shotgun sequence genome, one window contains:
- the LOC129834392 gene encoding haptoglobin-like isoform X2 has translation MVGGTLAPHVPWQAMVYLSKNVMNGGFAGGALISDRWVLTAGRNLFVRKSRQDTQGKEPIIPKVYLGITRRSQANASKEVAVEKVVLHPGFQNVSDWDNNLALIQLKEPFTLSEAVMPIPLPERGQDLAEAAQEKGIITGWGWGVHFTPAESLKHLVLPVVSHGFCKAEYNRGGQVLRGTPTIDDNMFCTGASKYQENVCSGDAGSALAVQDPKDSRVYAIGILSFDKACAREKYAVYMKLSAYMPWINSVLRGDSETSASLRSSVMSEMYSRQL, from the exons ATGGTTGGGGGCACTCTGGCCCCTCATGTCCCCTGGCAGGCCATGGTCTACCTGAGTAAAAACGTCATGAACGGGGGCTTCGCTGGGGGAGCTCTAATCTCTGACCGCTGGGTCCTGACCGCTGGCAGGAACTTGTTTGTCAGGAAGAGTAGGCAGGACACCCAGGGGAAAGAACCAATCATCCCCAAGGTGTACCTAGGCATCACGCGACGCTCCCAAGCCAATGCCTCCAAAGAAGTTGCTGTAGAAAAG GTGGTTCTGCACCCAGGCTTCCAGAACGTGTCAGACTGGGACAACAACCTGGCTCTGATTCAGCTGAAGGAGCCATTCACCCTGAGCGAGGCTGTGATGCCCATCCCTCTGCCTGAGAGGGGTCAGGACCTAGCTGAGGCAGCCCAGGAGAAAGGCATCATCACAGGCTGGGGCTGGGGGGTCCACTTCACCCCCGCTGAGTCACTGAAACACCTGGTGTTGCCTGTGGTATCGCACGGCTTCTGTAAGGCAGAGTACAACCGCGGTGGCCAAGTGCTGAGAGGAACTCCAACCATAGACGACAACATGTTCTGTACTGGAGCCAGCAAGTACCAGGAGAATGTGTGCTCTGGGGATGCAGGCAGTGCCCTGGCAGTCCAGGACCCCAAAGACAGCAGAGTGTATGCTATAGGGATCCTGTCCTTCGATAAGGCCTGTGCCAGGGAGAAATACGCTGTCTACATGAAGCTCTCTGCCTACATGCCTTGGATCAACAGTGTCCTCAGGGGCGACAGTGAGACATCAGCCAGTCTCCGCTCCAGTGTAATGTCTGAGATGTATTCGAGGCAGTTGTAG
- the LOC129834392 gene encoding haptoglobin-like isoform X1, with translation MWSSLAVLLAASCVCLAQVRIKIKTQESHAIDEISGDSDLRFRRMVGGTLAPHVPWQAMVYLSKNVMNGGFAGGALISDRWVLTAGRNLFVRKSRQDTQGKEPIIPKVYLGITRRSQANASKEVAVEKVVLHPGFQNVSDWDNNLALIQLKEPFTLSEAVMPIPLPERGQDLAEAAQEKGIITGWGWGVHFTPAESLKHLVLPVVSHGFCKAEYNRGGQVLRGTPTIDDNMFCTGASKYQENVCSGDAGSALAVQDPKDSRVYAIGILSFDKACAREKYAVYMKLSAYMPWINSVLRGDSETSASLRSSVMSEMYSRQL, from the exons ATGTG GTCATCCCTGGCAGTGCTCCTCGCAGCCTCCTGTGTCTGTCTAGCTCAGGTCAGAATCAAAATCAAAACCCAAGAATCACATGCAATTGATGAGATCTCAGGCGATTCAG ACCTGCGCTTCAGGCGTATGGTTGGGGGCACTCTGGCCCCTCATGTCCCCTGGCAGGCCATGGTCTACCTGAGTAAAAACGTCATGAACGGGGGCTTCGCTGGGGGAGCTCTAATCTCTGACCGCTGGGTCCTGACCGCTGGCAGGAACTTGTTTGTCAGGAAGAGTAGGCAGGACACCCAGGGGAAAGAACCAATCATCCCCAAGGTGTACCTAGGCATCACGCGACGCTCCCAAGCCAATGCCTCCAAAGAAGTTGCTGTAGAAAAG GTGGTTCTGCACCCAGGCTTCCAGAACGTGTCAGACTGGGACAACAACCTGGCTCTGATTCAGCTGAAGGAGCCATTCACCCTGAGCGAGGCTGTGATGCCCATCCCTCTGCCTGAGAGGGGTCAGGACCTAGCTGAGGCAGCCCAGGAGAAAGGCATCATCACAGGCTGGGGCTGGGGGGTCCACTTCACCCCCGCTGAGTCACTGAAACACCTGGTGTTGCCTGTGGTATCGCACGGCTTCTGTAAGGCAGAGTACAACCGCGGTGGCCAAGTGCTGAGAGGAACTCCAACCATAGACGACAACATGTTCTGTACTGGAGCCAGCAAGTACCAGGAGAATGTGTGCTCTGGGGATGCAGGCAGTGCCCTGGCAGTCCAGGACCCCAAAGACAGCAGAGTGTATGCTATAGGGATCCTGTCCTTCGATAAGGCCTGTGCCAGGGAGAAATACGCTGTCTACATGAAGCTCTCTGCCTACATGCCTTGGATCAACAGTGTCCTCAGGGGCGACAGTGAGACATCAGCCAGTCTCCGCTCCAGTGTAATGTCTGAGATGTATTCGAGGCAGTTGTAG
- the LOC129834125 gene encoding dipeptidase 1-like: MNPVTKALRKFCVKLQNVLKDFWPDPQRDTLGTEEGNTVNTKDDLPWQMRMKFNNQLNTVDLYTLNNTHTNIPKIREGRQAAQFWAAYVPCETQYKDAARQILQQIDVIHRMCMKYPEAFMFATSSKDIMDAFSQNRTARQIGVEGGHSLDSSLGTLRTKYHSGVRYLTLTHSCNTPWADNWLVDSGAKSSQHNGLSEFGKQLIFEMNRIGMWIDLAHVSEKVMNQVLDLSKAPVIFSHSSAYAVCPHKRNVPDDVPRKVVSERGEGVSEFLEDVSKDPALVAELLSVFREVEHVEAAR; the protein is encoded by the exons ATGAACCCAGTGACCAAAGCATTGAGGAAGTTCTGTGTGAAGCTCCAGAATGTTTTAAAGGATTTTTGG CCTGACCCACAAAGAGACACtttggggacagaggaagggaacACAGTGAACACCAAAGATGACCTGCCCTGGCAGATGAGGATGAAGTTTAACAACCAGCTGAATACAGTGGATCTGTACAccctcaacaacacacacacaaacatccccaagATCAGGGAGGGACGACAGGCAGCACag TTCTGGGCAGCATATGTACCATGTGAGACTCAGTACAAAGATGCCGCCAGACAAATTCTTCAGCAGATTGACGTCATCCACAGAATGTGTATGAAATACCCAGAAGCCTTCATGTTTGCTACCAGCAGCAAAG ATATCATGGATGCCTTTAGTCAGAACAGGACGGCCAGACAGATCGGGGTGGAAGGAGGACACTCTTTGGACAGCAGCCTgggcaccctgcgcaccaagtaCCACTCGGGGGTCCGCTACCTCACCCTTACCCACAGCTGCAACACACCATG GGCAGATAATTGGCTAGTGGATTCGGGAGCCAAGTCATCGCAGCACAATGGACTTTCTGAGTTTGGAAAG CAACTGATATTTGAGATGAACCGCATTGGGATGTGGATTGACTTGGCCCACGTGTCAGAGAAAGTGATGAACCAGGTTCTAGACCTGTCCAAAGCGCCAGTCATCTTCAGCCACTCCTCTGCCTACGCTGTGTGCCCACACAAGAGGAACGTGCCTGACGACGTCCCGAGGAAGGTGGTGAGTGAAAGGGGAGAGGG ggtcTCGGAGTTTCTGGAGGATGTGTCTAAGGACCCTGCTCTGGTGGCAGAGCTGCTGAGTGTGTTCAGAGAGGTGGAGCAT
- the LOC129834977 gene encoding sulfotransferase 2B1-like, translated as MARLDVTETFHHISFPGHIHTQDSLNYARHFKFQDRDTVIATYPKSGTTWMQEIVTLVKNRGDPQLSKTVPNWARAPWLEQYYSAKLLEATQGPRIITTHLPYNLLASALQGSKAKVIYVTRNPKDVVVSYYHFHKMAKFLPEPNSFDEFLDSFLEGSVSYGSWFDHVKGWTRQAEVLANVLYISYEEMWLDLRGSMEKISTFLQCPLVGEELTSSMRHCSFSSMRDNAMVNYTLVPQEIMDHSKGKFMRKGKIGDWRNTFTEDQICLFDTVYCYQMQDCPQTFLWECPEGEEE; from the exons atggccaGGCTGGACGTGACAGAGACCTTCCATCACATCTCATTCCCTGGGCACATTCACACCCAGGACTCCCTGAACTATGCCCGCCACTTCAAGTTCCAGGACAGGGACACCGTCATCGCCACCTACCCCAAATCAG ggaCTACCTGGATGCAGGAGATTGTCACTCTTGTGAAAAACAGAGGGGACCCACAACTCTCCAAAACTGTTCCCAACTGGGCCCGAGCCCCCTGGCTGGAACAGTATTACAGTGCAAAGTTGCTGGAGGCCACCCAAGGGCCCCGAATCATCACCACTCACCTGCCCTACAACCTGCTGGCTTCTGCACTCCAGGGCTCCAAAGCTAAG GTCATCTATGTAACCAGAAACCCCAAAGATGTTGTTGTGTCATATTACCACTTCCATAAAATGGCCAAATTCCTCCCAGAACCCAACTCATTTGATGAGTTTCTGGATAGTTTTCTGGAGGGATCAG TGAGTTATGGGTCGTGGTTCGATCATGTGAAAGGCTGGACGAGACAAGCAGAAGTCTTGGCAAATGTTCTTTATATCTCTTATGAGGAGATGTGGCTG GACCTGCGAGGCTCGATGGAGAAGATCAGCACTTTCCTGCAGTGCCCCCTAGTGGGCGAGGAGTTAACCAGCTCCATGAGACACTGCAGCTTTAGCAGCATGAGAGACAACGCCATGGTGAACTACACCCTAGTCCCACAGGAGATCATGGACCACAGCAAAGGCAAATTCATGCGGAAAG GTAAAATTGGTGACTGGAGAAACACTTTCACAGAGGACCAGATTTGTCTTTTCGACACCGTCTACTGCTACCAGATGCAAGACTGTCCTCAGACCTTTTTGTGGGAGTGtcctgagggggaggaggagtag